The DNA region CTGTCAatcaagtaaacgcgctgcaggattGCTCATATCGGAGCTTGTATCAGAGATTTTACATGCAAAGCGATATCATCTGAGACAAATTTTTGTATCCGATATCTATTTCAGGTTGGGACACCACAAATTTGGAATGCTAAACTGGATTTAAAAGACCTTAATGGGGAAAAAATATTACACAAATGAACACACTAATTATAAGGGAGCCACATCCTGGCATAGGCACATAACGGTCACAATAAAACCACTCCAAAATGTTTCCTTTACATCACTTCGGGACTTCAACTCAAGCACTAACACATTTAAAGTCAGCTGAGATAGAAACAAACTACAGTGCATCCggcaagtattcacagtgcttctctttttccacattttgtcagaggtgggaccaagtcattgttttgcaagtcacaagtaagtctcaagtctttgccctcaagtccgagtcaagtcccgagtcaagacaggcaagccccgagtcaagtccaaagtcaagactggaaagtctcaagtcaagtcctaagtcctgcattttgagtttcgagtcctttcaagtccttttaaccacagactaatatattaacacagattgtgtatgcttttcaaacgctgtatttatttattaaaacaagtgcattttaaattgcaggaaagaaaattgtgctgacattgcactttataatagcactattaaccagtcattttaaacattaactcattcctttacagaacaaacacattgaaaaataaagtgcaaatgtacttatttgtacaaaagtgttaacattgaaaaaacatgacatatacgtgaacataacaaaaaagttgtactttttatatgtcagggccctatgctgcattgcatttgcaaaagaccaaattagccaagagtctgtcagtcatttgtgcacgatgggggcgtagtatgatgccaccatggctgaaaactcgctccactggagcactggaggcaggcactgccaagactctcatggccactcggaacagtgaaggaagagtcttcatgttcaatgcccagaacaaaaggggggagagagttgttttgtgttggtgcactacttgtaagtgtatcttgtgttttttatgttgatttaattaaaaaaggaaaaagaaaaaaaaattatttcttgtgcggcccgataccaatcgatccacggaccagtaccgggccgcggcccggtggttggggaccactgaggtaaacaaccaacagtatgtcagaaagctagctaaaacggtacacatattcataatatagtatacattttaactgacctttattttactatttttgtctttttttaggtggctaaaatacgcggtgctgctgaccgccgtctaacgttacgtgtgatatgttgactaacgtaaccctgcttgaaaaaaatcactgaacaaaaagtatgaataaggtagtgaactgcaacagattcccgtgtttgcaataacgttataacgttagcagtgagtttacagcctcactgatttaactacacagcaaataaaagtcacgttacttagccaataaacgttatcttacattcaaaacttaccgttctttgtgcaacttcaaatgccggacgaagttggaagttgttgcctctccatcagtaattttcgaaccgcatgtgttgcatactgcaaaccgttttgtgttgaccacctcgtaatttttatacccaaacaaaattattttaggtatcattttttgttcactggcgtgtggtttggacatgtcttcttcgttggttgtcctgcaatttgattggatgaatgctgtgtgatgaaaacaaagtagatctaatttgattggctgttgtactgagagcacaccagctgacacacgcaacgctgatagacaagtacacaatgaaaaatacggagcgctcccgaataactttttcatctttgggttttggggaaagtagcaagtcatgtcaattcaaaaggctcaagtccaagtgaagtcacaagtcattgatgttaaagtctaagtcgagttgcaagtctttttacattttgtcaagtcgagtctaaagtcatcaaattcatgactcgagtctgactcgagtccaagtcatgtgactcgagtccacacctctgcattttgttatgttacggcCTTGGAATaaattgctttttattttttgtcctcaaaattctacagacaataccccataatgacaatgtgaaaagcagaatgcagcaatgtacagagacacccttgatgaaaaccaatgcttcccggtgctgcaaagaggaatggttgaaacTGCCCAAGGATAGGTGTGTCGAGCTTGTGGCATTGTCTTCAAAAAGACTTGAtgttgtaattgctgccaaagatgcatcaacacagtattgagcaaaggctgtgagtaATTATGTACATGTAATTGTTGTTATCTttattatatttgcaaaaaattaaaacctTTTCACTTTGTCATTGTCTGTAGAAttctgaggacaaaaatgtatttattccattttggaataatgaTGTAACATAACAACGTGGAAaatgtgaagcgctgtgaatactttccggatgcgatGTAAGCACCATAATGACGGAAAATGGAAAATCCTCCTTGATGGCTTGCCTAACAGGTTTGTCCTCTTTCCAGGTGATGGGCTACTGGTATTTTGGTTCCACCTGGTGCTCCTTCTACCTGGCTCTGGATGTTCTGTTTTGCACTTCATCCATTGTCCATCTCTGCGCCATCAGTCTCGACCGTTACTGGTCCGTCACCAAAGCCGTCAGCTACAACCGCAAACGGACACCCAAGCGGATCAAAGTGATGATCAGTGTAGTGTGGCTGATATCCATCGTCATCTCCTCACCGCCTCTCCTGATGACGCAGACGGAAGAACATTCGGACTCAACGGGTGAGGTCCAACACCCGCAGAGGCACGAGTGTCTTCTCAACAACCAGACGTGGTATATCCTGTCCTCCTGCCTCGTGTCCTTTTTCGTACCTGGAGTCATCATGATATTGGTTTACTGTAAGATATATCGTGTTGCCAAGCAGCGAGCCTCCACCGTGTTCGTGGCCAAGAACGTGATGGAGCGCCAACCGTCTCAGTCGGAGACCTGCTTCGGGGCTGCCCCGAGGTCTTTCCAAAGAGAGGGAGCCAAGTGCACAAAGTTGGACGTCCCACCGCCAGGAGGCAGACACATCTCTGCCATCATAGACGACCGCAAAAGAGAAGACTTGGACCAAATTGTCTTAGAGGAAAGAGCACGGGATGACAACGCGAAAACGTCTTCGCTTTGTGCCTCACTCCGCTTCTCCAGGAGAGCTGCTGGAAAGGACACTGAGGGACCAGCAAGAAGGTTGAAGCCTCCTCCTCCATCTTGTGCCTCCATATCGTGGGTATCATCCGACCACTGCTCCCAGCGTTTCCTCCTCCCTTCTCCTGTGCCGCTTCCGAGGCGACACACTTCTTTGTCCAAAAGCAAAGTGGCACAAATGAGGGAGAAACGCTTCACTTTTGTTCTGGCAGTGGTGATGGGAGTATTTGTCCTCTGCTGGTTCCCATTTTTCTTCACTTACAGTCTGCATGCACTCTGTAGAGACAAATGTACAATCCCCGATGCTCTTTTCAACCTCTTTTTCTGGATCGGCTACTGCAATAGCTGCCTGAACCCGATCATATACACCATTTTTAACAGAGACTTCAGGAAGGCCTTTGAGAGAATTCTGTTTCACACCCAGAAATGATAACAGATTCCAACACTCATTTTTCATCCGTCTTAACACTGGGCTTTAATGCAaacataaatgatttatttatctCCTACCCACCTAATAATTAATTCAATagcacaagcagtagaaaatggatggatggatggatggaataatcatTTTGTACGTGATGTACAAATTGGAAGGCAGGGTTCCTTGGTAATATGGTGGTAGGACAGTTCatattttaatcaatcaatcaaagtttacttatatagtccttaatcacaaatgtctcaaagggctgcaccagccacaacaacatcctcagctcagatcacatatcagggcaagaaaaaactcaatgagaacaacgagaaaccgtggaagggaccacagatgtggggaccccctccctgggcgaccggtgcaatggatgcaaaGTGGTTCATccgaactttttgactcgggggccgcattgggttataaCAAtttgggctgtatatatatatatatatatatatatatatatatatatatatatatatatatatatatatatatatatatgtatgtgtggggaaaaaaaatcacaagactatttcatctctacaggcctgtttcatgaggggggtaccctcaatcgtcaggagattttaatgggagcattcgcataccatggtttgtatagggcacagagtgggtgggtacaggctggcctaggggcgtggtgattggttggccagcctgtacccacccactctgtgccctatataaaccatggtatgcgaatgctcccattaaaatctcctgacgattgagggtacccccctcatgaaacaggcctgtagagatgaaatagtcttgtgatttttttcccccacacatacatatattgcgctctactacggtatcgagcactattttttggataaccttattaagacacatatatatatatatatatatatatatatatatatatatatatatatatatatatatatatatatatatatatatatatatgtatgtatatattagggatgtccgataatggctttttgatgatatccgatattccgatattgtccaactctttaattaccgataccgatatcaaccgataccgatatcaaccgatatatgcagtcgtggaattaacacattattatgcctaatttggacaaccaggtatggtgaaaataagatactttttaaaaaaaattataaaataagataaataaattaaaaacattttcttgaataaaaaagaaagtaaaacaatataaaaacagttacatagaaactagtaattaatgaaaattagtaaaattaactgttaaaggttagtactattagtggaccaacagcacgcacaatcgtgtgtgcttacggactgtatccattgcagactgtattgatatatattgatatataatgtatgaaccagaatattaataacagaaagaaacaacccttttgtgtgaatgagtgtaaatgggggagggaggttttttgggttggtacactaattgtaagtgtatcttgtgttttttatgttgatttattaaaaaaaaacaaaaaaaaacgataccgataattaaaaaaacgatacagatcatttgggacggtatagctcggttggtagagcggccgtgccagcaacttgagggttgcaggttcgacccccgcttccgccatcctagtcactgccgttgtgtccttgggcaagacactttacccacctgctcccagtgccacccacactggtttaaatgtaacttagatattgggtttcactatgtaaagcgctttgagtcacttgagaaaaagcgctatataaatataattcacttcacttcatcatttccgatattacattttaacgcatttatcggccgataatatcggcaggccaatattatcggacatccctaatatatatatatatatatatacaggtaaaagccagtaaattagaatattttgaaaaacttgatttatttcagtaattgcattcaaaaggtgtaacttgtacattatatttattcattgcacacagactgatgcattcaaatgtttatttcatttaattttgatgatttgaagtggcaacaaatgaaaatctaaaattccgtgtgtcacaaaattagaatattacttaaggctaatacaaaaaagggatttttagaaatgttggccaactgaaaagtatgaaaatgaaaaatatgagcatgtacaatactcaatatttggttggagctccttttgcctcaattactgcgttaatgcggcgtggcatggagtcgatgagtttctggcactgctcaggtgttatgagagcccaggttgctctgatagtggccttcaactcttctgcatttttgggtctggcattctgcatcttccttttcacaataccccacagattttctttggggctaaggtcaggggagttggcgggccaatttagaatagaaataccatggtccgtaaaccaggcacgggtagattttgcgctgtgtgcaggcgccaagtcctgttggaacttgaaatctccatctccatagagcaggtcagcagcaggaagcatgaagtgctctaaaacttgctggtagacggctgcgttgaccctggatctcaggaaacagagtggaccgacaccagcagatgacatggcaccccaaaccatcacccaaccatgcaaattttgcatttcctttggaaatcgaggtcccagagtctggaggaagacaggagaggcacaggatccacgttgcctgaagtctagtgtaaagtttccaccatcagtgatggtttggggtgccatgtcatctgctggtgtcggtccactctgtttcctgagatccaggatcaacgcagccgtctaccagcaagttttagagcacttcatgcttcctgctgctgacctgctctatggagatggagatttcaagttccaacaggacttggcgcctgcacacagcgcaaaatctgcccgtgcctggtttacggactatggtatttctgttctaaattggcccgccaactcccctgaccatagccccatagaaaatctgtggggtattgtgaaaaggaagatgcagaatgccagacccaaaaacgcagaagagttgaaggccactatcagagcaacctgggctctcataacacctgagcagtgccagaaactcatcgactccatgccacgccgcattaacgcagtaattgaggcaaaaggagctccaaccaagtattgagtattgtacatgctcatatttttcattttcatacttttcagttggcaaacatttctaaaaatcccttttttgtattagccttaagtaatattctaattttgtgacacacggaattttggattttcatttgttgccacttcaaatcatcaaaattaaatgaaataaacatttgaatgcatcagtctgtgtgcaatgaataaatataatgtacaagttacaccttttgaacgcaattactgaaataaatcaagtttttcaaaatattctaatttactggcttttacctgtatgtatatatatatatatatatatatatatatatatatatatatatatatatatatatatatatatattcctcgcacactaattgactaatagtcgttatcaatgggaaaatgcatttttagacaatatgattttcctgagtgactaggagacaccgagagtaacaagtggtagaacatggattagaaaggacagattttaaaaatgttttccttttttgttttttttggacttcccgtaggccatagtttggggacccctggtctcgtccatagtggggccagtcgCAAGGCACGTCgaggcgcagagacgtcacccactgatgcataaggagtggtctgcATCTTCTTTTTTCTTGTCCTGTGGCTTACCCAAAAAAATAGATGAAACATGGCCTGCATCAGAAGTAGAAAAAAAAGATTCTGAGATGTAAATAGTGAGTAAAAGTGGAAGGTTGAATGTTAATGAGATAAGAAGCTATCAAATAACGAAGGGTACGTCCTTATCACAGTATGTACCTCGGTATtaaggtcacggttcagttccaGTCTAAATTTGGGTACTAAGCAGCATTAAATTTGGAGACCAATCCTCAATATAATAAAAATCATATGTTATTATTTCTGTTAAACAATGTTTATACTTTGTTAATCAAACAGCCCCGACGATCtgtcctcggataagcggaagatggatggatggataatcaaaCATGAATTTtatttaatgcatgttttgtgcCGACAAACAAAATTGTTGAGTAACCATTTGTTTTTGCAGAAAACAACAACGTTAAGATTATTAAAGGGgacctgcactttttttggtagtttgcctatcgtttacaatcattaggcgagacaagaacacatacgtcttttttaaaggattttaaagatgataaaacatTGTTGTAGCCTTTAAGGCCCTCTAATACAttataaataaaatgataaatgggttgtacttgtatagcgcttttctaccttcaaggtactcaaagcgctttgacactacttccacatttacccattcacacacacattcacacactgatggagggagctgccatgcaaggcgctaaccagcacccatcaggagcaagggtgaagtgtcttgctcaggacacaacggacatgacgaggttggtactaggtggggattgaaccagggaccctcgggtcgcgcacggccattcttccactgcgccacgcgtcatataatgtattaacaaacacgtttataacaatatgtaatatgttcaatatttaccctattttgatcattttaatcaattcCGGGACTGACTTCTTACGCGCAATGATTTTCGTTTACGTAGCAACGCACCTCCgacaatgtgtgttcctacttccggatacgAAACGTCTGTGTATGTTTTaattatggcagacttggtaacaaacaaccaaGATGACTATTCttgaacaaatgaggattcacaaccgtatTTTTTTTGAAGCTGAAAGAAAGGAGGATTAATTtctgcttatagaagccagcacaaagaagagggtgaaacgttaGAGCAAACAGAAGCCTATAGAGTGAGGTGAAGTGACTAGAAGCTGCatatgtggaatttggagacaagctatttcgacataaatggtgtgcttactgcaaataaaccagaaaaaacatctctggccagctggaccaaacaaacaactgtccactgagtgagtcacactttatataaaTCATGATACACGTAGCACATCATGCGTGttgttacaactacagtacatacgctgtctggctagctgtgtacaaacgaaacatgaaataatactttacagatactgttatatgattgttcatgtttttcagtcagtacagattggtgtcttatcgcctTGTGTTGTGCATTGTCGCTACGGTTTAGTTATaacacaggttacggaacgtaaattaagtattggtgacgttttttaaatgcatttttaaagtgatttagaggtagaattgattgctcccatttgctgcattgctagctaccaagAATGAGCCAGATTTTGTATGttagaatggaaaaaaaaacaaaagccttttgtcgtcttgtctctcatgatagtGAACAAtacgcaaaattccaaaaaagtgcagtttccctttaaattatccatccatccatccatcttcttccgcttatccgaggtcgggtcgcgggggcagcagcctaagcagggaagcccagacttccctctccccagccacttcgtccagctcctcccgggggatcccgaggcgttcccaggccagccgggagacatagtcttcccaacgtgtcctgggtcttcctcgtggcctcgtggtcggacatgccctaaacacctccttagggaggcgctcgggtggcatcctgaccagatgcccgaaccacctcatctggctcctctcgatgcggaggagcagcggctttactttgagctccccccggatgacagagcttctcaccctatctctaagggagagccccgccacccggcggaggaaactcatttcggccgcttgtacccgtgatcttgtcctttcggtcataacccaaagctcatgaccataggtgaggatgggaacgtagatcgaccggtaaattgagagctttgccttccggctcagctccttcttcaccacaacggatcgatacagcgtccgcattactgaagacgccgcaccgatccgcctgtcgatctcacgatccactcttccctcactcgtgaacaagactccgaggtacttgaactcctccacttggggcaagatctcctccccaacccggagatggcactccacccttttccgggcgagaaccatggactcggacttggaggtgctgattctcatcccagtcgcttcacactcagctgcgaaccgatccagtgagagctgaagatcctggccagatgaagccatcaggaccacatcatctgcaaaaagcagagacctaatcctgcagccaccaaaccggatcccctcaacgccttgactgcgcctagaaattctgtccataaaagttatgaacagaatcggtgacaaagggcagccttggcggagtccaaccctcaccggaaacgtgtccgacgtaCTGCCTTTAAATTATGAATTGTCAAATTTCCCAAATATACAAAAATCGTTCCCAGTTTCATCACTTTATGAGACAAACACCAAGGTGTGCGCCACAtacattattcaatcaatcaaaatgtatttatatagcccttaattacaATTGCCTGATGAGCTAAACCCACATTACGCAAATGTAACTTGGGGATTGGGGTTGTACAAGGGCCACATGTCCCCTGCATTTTTTAGTGTACAAAAATAATGCACAGTATTGAATGGAGTCAAGTCAAACACTTGTGCTAGGCGTAAAACCACCGCTCAGACCCAAGCTTGTACTTTTAGACTGCCCACATTAATTGGCTTTCTGCCGCTGCTTTCTAGTCAATGTGGTACTGATTGACAGCAAGCAACAGCTGACCAATCAGAGGTCAGATTCGATTCAAGAGCGAGTCGCATCATTCCCAGAAATTATTTGAAAATGTTTGTTACTTTGCTGTTCAACTGGTGGGTGGGATCATAAATGTTTTCAAACACTGCTTTTGTAAAATGaaggatataccgtattttccgcaccataaggcgccctgggttaaaagccgcgccttcaatgaacggcatatttcaaaactttgtccaccaataagccgccccgtgttgtaagccgcatctaactgcgctaaaggaatgtcaaaaaaacagtcagataggtcagtcaaactttaataatatattaaaaaccagcgttctaacaactctgttcactcccaaaatgtacgcaaatgtgcaatcacaaacatacgtatatcaacatggacagagctgcgtgaaaaaagccacccggcctcttcgcgtaaacttaaacttaccttaaccactcgctcatcttttcttcatccatcccttcgagttagcttttatgatgacgccggctggaaaggtctcttttggcaaggtcttccttttgaatatcaccatgggtggaagttagcatggcaagctagaaccacagtgaaggatgacttctcattccctgtggtgcgaatattcaccgtacgtgctcccgttccacagtgcggttcacaggaatatcagctgtgaaatacggtagtaatccgtgtgcggatggagagattgcgtcttttcatgaaccggatccttgtcgcttagtaggagccattttgtggtctttacagatgtaaacaggaaatgaaacgtacggtaatatccgcgcgctttttcttcttctacgcgggcgggtggttgcttacagtagaagaagaagcgcttcctgttctatgggggcgggtgcttaccttggcggttgcttgcgtagaagaagaagcgcttcctgttctaccgggaaaaaagatggcggctgtttacctaagttgcgagatcgaaactttatgaaaatgaatcttaatatttatccatatataaagcgcaccgggttaaaagccgcactgtcagcttttgagtaaatttgtggtttttaggtgcggctaatggtgcggaaaatacggtagtttccaGTACATTATATCGGACCAGGAAGAGAGCAGGTTACAGGGGAGGACTGGCCATCGGGAGTTTGTTAACTATGCGCCGCCCCCAACATGTAAGGCAGCGTTGATAAGCAAAATGAgcttgtaaaatgtcaaataataaatGCCAGGGTGCTCTATATGAAATGTAATAACAAACTGAATCCCCTTCCCAGACCCACCCATCATGAATGTATTTATAATGACAGTAATAAGTAGTGGTAAGCCCAGagtcattttgtttattttttgttattttgtactgAAAATAAATCATTTGTTCATCATGTAATCTTAACGATCCAAAAATGTAGATTTTGATTCAAATAGTGTTAAAAATGTTTCacacagataaaaaaaaacatgcatcaaacCGTTCAAACCACACCCACTTTAAGTCATGCCCCCTGAACTCAAGTCAATTGTCCCCCCATACTTCTAAAATGTATGGGGGGAGTCAGTGTTACTGCGTGGGGAATAATGTCATTATATCCTAATCAGGAGCAGGACACGACTAGTAATACACTAGTGGTAAAATTTTAATATTTAGCACTGTGTctttcataaattgacattttacatgctctTCTTTACACGAAACGTGGCTCACTAAAGATTGTGGTGCCCTATACACAGATTCCAATATACAATTAGGCAGTGGGGGCCCTGGTTTTTGGTATGGCAACAAtgcaaaaccatccatccatccatccatcttcttccgcttatccgaggtcgggtcgcgggggcagcagcctaagcagggaagcccagacttccctctccccagccacttcgtccagctcctcccgggggatcccgaggcgttcccaggccagccgggagacatagtcttcccaacgtgtcctgggtcttcctcgtggcctcctaccggtcggacatgccctaaacacctccttagggaggcgctcgggtggcatcctgaccagatgcccgaaccacctcatctggctcctctcgatgtggaggagcagcggctttactttgagctccccccggatgacagagcttctcaccctatctctaagggagagccccgccacccggcggagaaaactcatttcggccgcttgtacccgtgatcttgtcctttcggtcataacccaaagctcatgaccataggtgaggatgggaacgtagatcgaccggtaaattgagagctttgccttccggctcagctccttcttcaccacaacggatcgatacagcgtccgcattactgaagacgccgcaccgatccgcctgtcgatctcacgatccactcttccctcacttgtgaacaagactctgaggtacttgaactcctccacttggggcaagatctcctccccaacccggagatggcactccacccttttccgggcgagaaccatggactcggacttggaggtgctgattctcatcccagtcgcttcacactcagctgcgaaccgatccagtgagagctgaagatcctggccagatgaagccatcaggaccaaatcatctgcaaaaagcagagacctaatcctgcagccaccaaaccggtgcAATGCAAAACCAAAAACTGCTTATCTTTTGTGTAACcagttttaatagttttttttcaattggaacatAGAAACTGTAAATCGCTGGCAGGTAATTCTCCAATTCTTTTTGCTCCATGTTTGCACATTaagagcctgatttactaagatctaaataccTTGTGCTAAACAGTGTGTACAATTTATAAAAcaacgtgtactattagtgggcttgttgcgtgtgatttactaagactccGTGTGCAATTgagaagtggtgcagaccgccttatttaaatgaggattttgcgtgtactatacagGGCTTTCAATACAGGGACACtgtcatgtaccactttttatgggcgttttagaagcagtcgtgcagaGCATCTACGTTTGTCCTTTATTTACAGCGGAAGGTTTATAGAAGGGAGGCTGCACTACTgtgctcaagacgcaaa from Nerophis lumbriciformis linkage group LG15, RoL_Nlum_v2.1, whole genome shotgun sequence includes:
- the LOC133616065 gene encoding alpha-2Db adrenergic receptor-like, yielding MDPDVLAPVTHSSSWENTSEASTSLSRSPPLPPHSLAASVLILLVVTVIILVTVVGNVLVVLAVFTSRALRAPQNLFLVSLASADILVATLVIPFSLANEVMGYWYFGSTWCSFYLALDVLFCTSSIVHLCAISLDRYWSVTKAVSYNRKRTPKRIKVMISVVWLISIVISSPPLLMTQTEEHSDSTGEVQHPQRHECLLNNQTWYILSSCLVSFFVPGVIMILVYCKIYRVAKQRASTVFVAKNVMERQPSQSETCFGAAPRSFQREGAKCTKLDVPPPGGRHISAIIDDRKREDLDQIVLEERARDDNAKTSSLCASLRFSRRAAGKDTEGPARRLKPPPPSCASISWVSSDHCSQRFLLPSPVPLPRRHTSLSKSKVAQMREKRFTFVLAVVMGVFVLCWFPFFFTYSLHALCRDKCTIPDALFNLFFWIGYCNSCLNPIIYTIFNRDFRKAFERILFHTQK